One Candidatus Nitrososphaera evergladensis SR1 genomic window carries:
- a CDS encoding MEDS domain-containing protein, giving the protein MLRETHSLCLLQQTEYAYLYDIIGRYLSNGYAVIYAAEPNTDKVLERMARAGIDVEQYFENGMLKVMSLDSVYISDHEKNLSVSQTLESWHNIISRTMDETKAKGILAIGSTDAFIQDGQEEHVKEYEDSIGKRPRSLTEAVCCYDTDSFSDTSVSTLIAILNAHEYTIHYGAQYAEWKEDKLQSVLASAFNKVLGSTTSDLMLKTLKSVYKIDEKTILSDPEVLESAVAKFFKDSSPAILAAVLKDLKTEIAFRRQVPAVSAS; this is encoded by the coding sequence ATGCTACGTGAAACGCACTCTTTATGTCTGCTTCAGCAAACCGAGTATGCTTACCTCTATGACATAATTGGCAGATACCTTTCGAATGGATATGCGGTGATTTATGCCGCTGAACCTAATACTGATAAAGTGCTGGAAAGGATGGCTCGAGCAGGAATTGACGTTGAACAATATTTTGAAAATGGCATGTTAAAAGTAATGTCATTAGATTCGGTCTATATCTCTGACCATGAAAAGAACTTATCTGTGTCGCAAACACTGGAGTCGTGGCACAATATTATCTCACGAACAATGGATGAGACAAAGGCTAAGGGCATTCTGGCAATAGGCAGTACAGACGCCTTCATCCAAGATGGTCAGGAAGAACACGTCAAAGAATATGAAGACAGTATTGGCAAAAGACCTCGATCTCTTACTGAAGCGGTATGTTGCTACGATACAGACTCTTTTTCTGATACGTCTGTAAGCACTCTAATCGCCATCCTAAATGCCCATGAATATACCATTCATTACGGTGCGCAATATGCGGAATGGAAGGAAGACAAATTGCAGAGCGTATTGGCCTCTGCCTTCAATAAGGTTCTTGGCTCTACAACTTCTGATCTAATGCTAAAGACTCTAAAGTCAGTTTACAAGATAGATGAAAAAACAATCCTTTCTGATCCAGAAGTTTTAGAAAGTGCTGTAGCCAAGTTCTTCAAAGATTCTTCGCCTGCCATCTTGGCAGCTGTGTTAAAAGATTTAAAGACCGAAATAGCATTTCGCCGTCAAGTACCTGCCGTGTCAGCAAGCTAA
- a CDS encoding zinc ribbon domain-containing protein gives MGKTEKFSGLNTDLERLANRVEMYLQENGFEVAFSKDPTAPASWFFIQARKASALRTVAGARRSTDITIKGSPGSFEVSVGTGEWGKNLVTSAPLFIVPVVGISATLVKLYTAKKFEDNLWKYIRDQSRFLADSALSTATEKSSSSSSAASGVGIDSRAYECDYVEGYPGWNEQILGGKLLLVREKGGGKNRLAFKSPDSKEIMIPSANVIEAHIIARKKGLNEDDLMIQLTCKDASDGRTVRPVFNLNDDIIRGVLAGINELVGEDKVLRSFEQVNVTTETKYCTSCGVQIPKEAKFCSSCGTKQS, from the coding sequence ATGGGGAAAACTGAAAAATTTTCTGGACTAAATACCGACCTAGAAAGGCTTGCCAACAGGGTGGAGATGTACCTGCAGGAAAACGGGTTTGAAGTAGCATTCTCAAAAGACCCTACCGCGCCTGCATCGTGGTTCTTTATCCAAGCAAGAAAGGCCAGCGCCTTGCGCACCGTTGCGGGGGCAAGAAGGAGCACGGACATCACCATAAAGGGCTCTCCAGGCAGCTTTGAGGTTTCTGTGGGCACGGGTGAGTGGGGCAAAAACTTGGTAACTTCTGCGCCGCTCTTTATCGTGCCCGTCGTCGGCATAAGCGCCACCTTGGTAAAACTGTACACTGCCAAGAAATTCGAGGACAACCTCTGGAAGTACATCCGGGACCAGTCAAGGTTCCTTGCAGATAGTGCACTTTCTACTGCTACTGAAAAGTCGTCTTCTTCCTCTTCTGCCGCCTCTGGAGTCGGCATAGATAGCAGGGCGTACGAATGCGACTATGTCGAAGGCTATCCCGGGTGGAATGAGCAGATTCTTGGAGGCAAGCTGCTCCTTGTGCGAGAAAAAGGTGGCGGCAAGAACAGACTCGCCTTCAAGTCGCCGGATTCCAAGGAAATCATGATACCATCTGCCAACGTCATCGAGGCTCACATCATTGCAAGAAAGAAGGGGCTCAACGAGGACGACTTGATGATCCAGCTGACGTGCAAGGATGCCAGCGACGGTAGAACTGTCAGGCCGGTGTTCAACCTTAACGATGACATCATACGGGGTGTCTTGGCGGGTATTAACGAGCTTGTGGGAGAGGACAAGGTGCTAAGGAGCTTTGAGCAGGTAAACGTGACGACAGAAACAAAGTACTGCACCAGCTGCGGCGTCCAGATACCAAAAGAGGCCAAGTTCTGCTCGTCTTGCGGCACAAAGCAATCCTGA
- the uppS gene encoding polyprenyl diphosphate synthase, with translation MGLSEDFDRGGRAVMDGLLHASRIYSYYERRLENEILSQPLPNHIAIILDGNRRWARYHFLDTEMGHAHGADRAEDLLNWIHDIGVRITTLYILSNENLERDDEELENIYRLLEVKLNRLYNDERIHRRQMKIKAIGDKHRLPRSLQEILGKLEEATAEYEKMFLNIAVAYGGQKELVDAVKKIAGMAKNNEIKIEDINEKTIEACLYTSHLPQSSPDLILRTSGEKRLSGFLIWQSAYSELMFMDVFWPEFRKIDLMRAIRTYQRRVRRYGK, from the coding sequence ATGGGCCTAAGCGAGGATTTTGATAGGGGAGGGAGAGCCGTGATGGATGGCCTGCTCCACGCAAGCCGCATCTATTCCTATTATGAGCGCAGGCTGGAAAACGAGATATTGAGCCAGCCCCTGCCAAACCACATCGCAATAATCCTTGACGGCAACAGGAGGTGGGCCCGCTACCATTTCCTTGACACGGAAATGGGTCACGCCCACGGCGCAGACAGGGCAGAGGATCTGCTCAACTGGATACACGATATTGGCGTCAGGATAACCACCCTTTACATCCTTTCAAACGAGAACCTGGAGCGAGATGACGAAGAACTCGAAAACATTTACAGGCTGCTTGAGGTCAAGCTGAACAGGCTGTACAATGACGAGAGGATACACAGGCGCCAGATGAAGATAAAGGCAATAGGCGACAAGCACAGGCTCCCCCGCAGCCTGCAGGAGATACTGGGCAAGCTTGAAGAAGCGACTGCAGAGTACGAAAAGATGTTTCTCAACATCGCAGTTGCGTACGGCGGCCAGAAGGAACTTGTGGATGCCGTGAAAAAGATTGCAGGCATGGCCAAGAACAACGAGATAAAGATAGAAGACATCAATGAAAAAACAATAGAGGCGTGTCTCTACACGTCTCACCTGCCCCAGTCGTCGCCTGACCTTATCCTGAGGACTTCGGGCGAAAAGCGCCTGAGCGGGTTTTTGATATGGCAGAGCGCCTACAGCGAGCTCATGTTCATGGACGTTTTCTGGCCAGAGTTTCGCAAGATAGACCTTATGCGCGCGATCAGGACGTACCAGCGCAGAGTACGCCGGTACGGAAAGTAA
- the murI gene encoding glutamate racemase, translating to MTNNPVAVFDSGIGSLSIIRELKKAVPAEDLLYFADRAHFPYGNKSHQQLLEITVNTINYLKRYKPKLVVMASNTPSVQVLEEVKKRVGGMPIIGVRPPLKEAVRLTKKKHIGIMATAGTINSKELENQIRREVPQHILVTKFNASPIVELVENGVHLENERRTFDVVSRVLGDGVDEKIDVMTLSSTHLPFVKSYLNALLPTVRFVDPAQMVAKDVRKFLSFYRMAKKSGSGRLQILVSDGKREFEKSIRAMGVREPVEEVFLTF from the coding sequence TTGACCAACAACCCCGTGGCGGTTTTCGACTCTGGCATAGGCTCGCTTTCCATAATACGCGAGCTGAAAAAGGCGGTGCCTGCCGAGGACCTGCTGTACTTTGCCGACAGGGCGCACTTTCCCTACGGAAACAAGTCGCACCAACAGCTCTTGGAGATAACGGTCAATACGATAAACTACCTGAAGCGCTACAAGCCCAAGCTCGTGGTCATGGCGTCAAACACTCCAAGCGTACAGGTGCTTGAGGAAGTCAAAAAGAGGGTCGGCGGGATGCCGATAATCGGCGTGCGGCCGCCCCTCAAGGAGGCCGTGCGGCTGACCAAGAAAAAACACATCGGGATCATGGCGACTGCCGGGACAATAAACAGCAAAGAGCTTGAAAACCAGATCCGGCGCGAGGTCCCGCAGCACATACTTGTCACAAAATTCAACGCGTCTCCCATAGTCGAGCTCGTGGAAAACGGCGTGCACCTTGAAAACGAGCGCAGGACGTTTGACGTGGTGTCAAGGGTGCTTGGCGACGGCGTGGACGAAAAGATAGACGTCATGACCCTGTCAAGCACGCACCTGCCGTTTGTGAAAAGTTATCTCAACGCGCTCCTTCCCACCGTCAGGTTTGTTGACCCTGCCCAGATGGTCGCAAAAGACGTGAGAAAGTTTCTGAGCTTTTACAGGATGGCAAAAAAGAGCGGCAGCGGCAGATTGCAGATCCTTGTCTCTGACGGCAAGCGCGAGTTTGAAAAGTCCATTCGGGCCATGGGCGTGAGAGAGCCCGTAGAAGAAGTGTTTTTGACGTTTTAA
- a CDS encoding polysaccharide deacetylase family protein — protein sequence MLAFAMFALIAMSAAMPSAFAQRPADKNLDRAGNVVHKVVGSALGSVADIAKMHDNGHDHSNNDDDNRTDRHDDERDDDGSRHSGGRNSSNSDDDDNGGGNDDRGRRGNNDDDDDNNNDDRDRDSSTNNSSSGNGSNDGGGSSSGNDGDRCNCIVMRLDDVQDEWVRDVQLALLNRLISNHVHTSTAIIMKDFGNDSAIVSKVREGGDAGLFEYSIHGWDHVDYATLSLEEQKSTLEKAKAKLVDVLGKDSDIFVTPYNNFSENTLSAMDQLGMTIISSDETDLFPAAPKESPLYPNIAHMPQTINFAEQVGEVKVLRPLNEIVSAVSADIRDKGYAVLTLHPQDFTQYKGTEVQNEVNPVAMLRLEQFIKSARDAGFSFAGFEQALEDNHPDLSTIPDKSKPYESVLTPSPGSSFSVNSEVTVTGRAFDDTAIKSVEVRTTDSSYRAASTDNNFEDWTETVQMPSAPGTVDIIAKATDIEGKQTWVYVPVNVTQ from the coding sequence TTGCTTGCCTTTGCAATGTTTGCCCTGATTGCCATGAGTGCGGCCATGCCCAGCGCGTTTGCACAGAGACCGGCGGACAAAAACCTTGACCGGGCCGGCAATGTCGTGCATAAAGTAGTTGGCAGCGCCCTTGGTTCAGTGGCCGACATTGCCAAGATGCATGATAATGGGCATGATCATTCTAACAACGATGATGATAATAGGACTGACAGGCATGATGACGAACGCGATGACGACGGTAGCAGACACAGCGGTGGTAGAAATAGTAGTAACAGCGATGACGACGACAACGGCGGCGGCAATGATGACAGAGGCAGAAGAGGCAATAATGACGATGATGACGATAATAATAACGATGACAGAGACAGAGACAGCAGCACTAACAATAGTAGTAGCGGGAATGGTAGTAATGATGGCGGCGGCAGCAGCAGCGGCAACGATGGCGACCGCTGCAATTGCATCGTAATGCGTTTGGACGACGTGCAGGATGAATGGGTCAGAGACGTGCAGCTTGCCCTCCTGAACCGCCTGATCTCTAACCATGTGCATACGTCTACTGCGATCATAATGAAAGATTTTGGCAATGACTCTGCAATAGTATCAAAAGTCCGGGAAGGCGGAGATGCAGGCTTGTTTGAATACTCTATCCACGGCTGGGACCATGTCGACTATGCTACCCTTTCCCTTGAAGAGCAGAAAAGCACTCTGGAGAAGGCCAAGGCCAAACTTGTAGACGTCCTTGGCAAGGATTCTGACATCTTTGTCACGCCCTACAACAACTTTAGCGAAAATACGCTAAGCGCCATGGATCAGCTTGGGATGACTATCATAAGCTCCGACGAAACCGACCTTTTCCCGGCGGCTCCAAAAGAATCGCCACTCTATCCCAACATTGCGCACATGCCGCAGACGATAAATTTTGCAGAGCAGGTTGGAGAGGTGAAGGTCCTCCGTCCCCTTAACGAGATTGTTTCCGCTGTCAGCGCGGACATACGGGACAAGGGGTACGCAGTTCTCACACTGCACCCGCAGGACTTTACGCAATACAAGGGTACAGAAGTGCAGAATGAAGTAAACCCCGTGGCGATGCTGCGGTTGGAGCAGTTTATCAAGAGCGCCAGAGACGCAGGCTTCTCCTTTGCAGGCTTTGAGCAAGCGCTTGAGGATAACCATCCTGACCTTTCGACCATACCTGACAAGTCAAAGCCTTACGAGAGCGTCCTGACCCCGAGCCCCGGGTCGTCGTTTTCGGTAAACTCGGAGGTTACGGTCACGGGCAGGGCGTTTGATGACACTGCAATAAAATCGGTAGAAGTGCGGACAACTGATTCGTCGTACCGCGCTGCGTCTACTGACAACAACTTTGAGGACTGGACGGAAACTGTCCAGATGCCGTCAGCACCCGGAACCGTCGACATCATTGCCAAAGCGACTGATATCGAGGGGAAACAAACTTGGGTGTACGTCCCAGTCAACGTCACGCAATAA